The following DNA comes from Kitasatospora sp. NBC_01287.
GCGTCGGCCGGGGTGCCGCGGGTCACCTGGTCCTCGGTCTACCGGTTCCAGCAGCGCCTGGCCGACGCGTTCACCGATGACTCGGGCCGGGTGCTGCTGGCCGGGGAGGCCGCCCACCTGCTGCCGCCGTTCGGCGCGCGCGGGATGAACTCCGGTATCGCGGACGCGGTCGCGGCGGCGCGGGCGATCGGGCAGGGCACCGTCCCGGCGTACGCCGAGGCCCGCCGGGCCGCCGCCCAGCGCAACATCCACGCCGCCGGGGCCGCCCTCGACCACCTGCTCGCGGCACGCCCCGGCCAGCGCCTGGGCCAGTGGGCCGCCGCGGCGGCCGCCACCCGCTGGCCGCGGGCCGGCCGCTGGCTGGACAGCGCGCCGTACGGGCCGCGGCTGCGCACCGTCGAGTACTGAGCCGACACGTACTGAGTCGACACCTACTGAGCCGACACCTACTGAGCCGACACGTACCGATCCGGCAAGCAGGTAGTGAGCCGGGCAACGCGAAGGTCCCTCGGCGCACCCTTGAAGGGTGTGCCGGGGGACCTTCGACGTTCGACCGTTGACGACCGGTCAGCAGCTGCCGACGCGGCGTCAGCTCAGCGAGACGAGCGCCTCGTTGAGCAGGGCGGACGGGCGCATCACGGCCTCGGCCTTGGCCGGGTCCGGCTGGTAGTAGCCGCCGATCTCGACCGGCTCGCCCTGGACGGCGATCAGCTCGGCGACGATGGCCTGCTCCTGGTCGCTCAGGCTCTGCGCCAGCGGCGCGAAGGCCTCGGCGAGCTGGGCGTCCTCGCTCTGCTTGGCCAGCTCCTGGGCCCAGTAGAGGGCCAGGTAGAAGTGGCTGCCGCGGTTGTCGATGCCGCCCAGGCGGCGGCTGGGCGACTTGTCCTCGTCCAGGAAGGTGCCGGTGGCGCGGTCCAGGGTGTCGGCCAGCACCTGGGCGCGGGCGTTGCCGGTGGTCTGCGCCAGGTGCTCGAAGCTGGCGGCCAGCGCGAAGAACTCGCCCAGGCTGTCCCAGCGCAGGTAGTTCTCCTTGACCAGCTGCTGGACGTGCTTCGGGGCGGAGCCGCCGGCGCCAGTCTCGAAGAGACCGCCGCCGTTGATCAGCGGGACCACCGAGAGCATCTTGGCGCTGGTGCCCAGCTCCAGGATCGGGAACAGGTCGGTCAGGTAGTCGCGCAGCACGTTGCCGGTGACCGAGATGGTGTCCTCGCCACGGCGGATCCGCTCCAGCGAGAAGGCGGTGGCCTGCTCCGGGGAGAGGATCTCGATCTGCAGGCCCTGGGTGTCGTGCTCGGGCAGGTACTGCTCGACCTTGGCGATCAGGTTGGCGTCGTGCGCGCGGGTCTCGTCCAGCCAGAAGACGGCCGGGCTGCCGGTGGCGCGGGCGCGGTTGACGGCCAGCTTGACCCAGTCGCGGATCGGCACGTCCTTGGTCTGGCAGGCGCGGAAGACGTCACCGGCGGCGACCGGCTGCTCGATGACCGTGTTGCCGGCCTGGTCGACCAGGCGCACGGTGCCGTCGGTGGGGATCTCGAAGGTCTTGTCGTGGCTGCCGTACTCCTCGGCCGCCTGCGCCATCAGGCCGACGTTCGGCACCGAGCCCATGGTGGCCGGGTCGAAGGCGCCGTGCTCGCGGCAGTTGTCGATGACGACCTGGTAGACGCCCGCGTAGCTGCTGTCCGGCAGCACCGCCAGGGTGTCGGCCTCCTTGCCGTCCGGGCCCCACATGTGGCCGGAGGTGCGGATCATGGCCGGCATCGAGGCGTCGACGATCACGTCGCTCGGCACGTGCAGGTTGGTGATGCCGCGGTCGGAGTCGACCATGGCCAGCGCCGGGCCCTCGGCCAGCTCGGCGTCGAAGGACGCCTTGATCTCGGCGCCGTTCGGCAGCGACTCGGCACCCTTGAGGATGGCGCCCAGGCCGTCGTTCGGGGTCAGGCCGGCGGCGGCGAAGTCGGCGCCGAACCGCTCGAAGGTCTTCGGGAAGAAGGCGCGCACCACGTGACCGAAGATGATCGGGTCGGAGACCTTCATCATGGTGGCCTTCAGGTGCACCGAGAAGAGCACGCCCTCGGCCTTGGCGCGAGCGATCTGGGCGGTGAGGAACTCGCGCAGCTCGGCGACGTGCATCACCGAGGCGTCGACGACCTCGCCGGCCAGCACCGGCACCGAGGCGCGCAGCACGGTGGTGCTGCCGTCGGCGGCGACCAGCTCGATCCGCAGCGCGCCGTCCTCGGCGATCACCGCCGACTTCTCGCTGGAGCGGAAGTCACCAGCGGTCATGTGGGCGACATCGGTTTTGGAGTCCGAGCTCCAGGCGCCCATCCGGTGCGGGTGGGTCTTGGCGTAGTTCTTGACCGAGGCGGGAGCCCGGCGGTCCGAGTTGCCCTCGCGCAGCACCGGGTTGACGGCGCTGCCCTTGACCTTGTCGTAGCGGGCGCGGACCTCGCGGTCCTCGTCCGTCTTCGGGTCGTCCGGGTAGTCCGGCAGCGCGTAGCCCTGGGCCTGCAGCTCGGCGATCGCGGCCTTGAGCTGCGGGATCGAGGCCGAGATGTTCGGCAGCTTGATGATGTTGGCACCGGGCGTCTTGGCCAGTTCACCGAGCTCGTGGAGGGCGTCGTGGATCCGCTGCCCCTCCTCCAGACGCTCCGGGAAGCTGGCGATGATGCGGCCGGCCAGAGAGATGTCGCGGGTCTCCACCTTGACGCCCGCCGTCGAGGCGTACGCCTGGACCACCGGCAGGAACGAATACGTTGCCAGGGCCGGGGCCTCGTCAGTGTGCGTATAGATGATGGTCGAGTCAGTCATCGGTGCTCCGCTTCACGGCTACAACGTCTTGATATCAAGATATCCCGTGATCGACCCTGACCGATACCAACCCCCGCCTCGAACCGCCGGGAGCCGCCGGGCGTCAGCGTGTCGCTCCGCCCGGCGGACGGGCGGGCTCAGCTCTCGATCCGCCGCAGCAGCGCGGGCAGCGCGGCGGCGGCCGGGTCGGACCCGTCGGCCTCGATGGCCGCCAGCCCGGTGGCGAGCAGGGCGGCCAGGTGACCGCCGTTCTCCCGTAGGAAGGCTTCGGTGCCCTCGTGGAACGCCTCGCGCAGCGCGCTCGCGGTCAGCAGGCCGGTGCCGGTGGCGGCGGTCGCCAGGCGGCGGGCCAGCGTGCGTTCCAGCGCGCTGGGCGTCCAGCCGCCCGCGGCCAGCGCCGCGCCGAGCCCGGCGATGCCCGCCGCCGGCGCGGCGGGCGGGGACGCGGGCGCGGCGGAGGCAGGGGCGGGGGCGGTAGGAGCGGAGGCGGGCAGGGTGATCCGGTTACTCATGATCGGTGCTGTCCTTCGGTGCGAGATGGGTGCTGCCCACCGGGAGGTGGGTGTAGCCGGTGGCCCCGCCCGTGTGGAAGGTCTCCGGGTCGGGGGCGGCGAGCCGGCGGCCCTGGCGGATCCGCTCGGGCAGGTCGGGGTTGGCGGCGAAGAGGCGGGCGAAGCTGACCGCGTCGGCCTCGCCCGTGCGCAGCCGGACGGTCGCGGTCGCGGGGTCGGTCGGCTCGCCGCCGGTGAACGGGCTGACGATCAGCGGGCCGGACCAGCGCTCCCGCAGCAGCCTGGTGAGCTTGGGGTCCGGGCCCTCGACCACGTGCAGGTAGGCGTGCCGGGTGCCGCGCAGCGACTCGGCCAGCAGCCCGTAGGTGT
Coding sequences within:
- a CDS encoding NADP-dependent isocitrate dehydrogenase codes for the protein MTDSTIIYTHTDEAPALATYSFLPVVQAYASTAGVKVETRDISLAGRIIASFPERLEEGQRIHDALHELGELAKTPGANIIKLPNISASIPQLKAAIAELQAQGYALPDYPDDPKTDEDREVRARYDKVKGSAVNPVLREGNSDRRAPASVKNYAKTHPHRMGAWSSDSKTDVAHMTAGDFRSSEKSAVIAEDGALRIELVAADGSTTVLRASVPVLAGEVVDASVMHVAELREFLTAQIARAKAEGVLFSVHLKATMMKVSDPIIFGHVVRAFFPKTFERFGADFAAAGLTPNDGLGAILKGAESLPNGAEIKASFDAELAEGPALAMVDSDRGITNLHVPSDVIVDASMPAMIRTSGHMWGPDGKEADTLAVLPDSSYAGVYQVVIDNCREHGAFDPATMGSVPNVGLMAQAAEEYGSHDKTFEIPTDGTVRLVDQAGNTVIEQPVAAGDVFRACQTKDVPIRDWVKLAVNRARATGSPAVFWLDETRAHDANLIAKVEQYLPEHDTQGLQIEILSPEQATAFSLERIRRGEDTISVTGNVLRDYLTDLFPILELGTSAKMLSVVPLINGGGLFETGAGGSAPKHVQQLVKENYLRWDSLGEFFALAASFEHLAQTTGNARAQVLADTLDRATGTFLDEDKSPSRRLGGIDNRGSHFYLALYWAQELAKQSEDAQLAEAFAPLAQSLSDQEQAIVAELIAVQGEPVEIGGYYQPDPAKAEAVMRPSALLNEALVSLS